DNA sequence from the Bufo bufo chromosome 3, aBufBuf1.1, whole genome shotgun sequence genome:
gggagatgggaggccgcacactggccaccaatgttgttaatgctatagagggagggggggccgatggggggcgcacactgtgccaccaacaaattattacaatagagggagggaggggggggggcgcacactgtgccaccaacgaattattacaatagagggagggggggctgcactggccaccaacctattattacaatagagggggggggccgcactggccatcaatgatattgtgctgatcacggccccctgtaagagatcgggtgctgccaggcagcagggggcagtcttgtacacagtttgtagtgtattctaactagaagcgtccccatcaccatgggaacgcttctgtgttagaatatactgtcggatctgagttttcacgaagtgaaaactttgatctgaaaaagcttttatgcagactgatctttggatccgtctgtatgaaagtaacctacggccacggatcacggacacggatgccaatcttgtgtgcatccgtgttctttcacggacccattgacttgaatgggtccgtgaaccgttgtccgtcaaaaaaataggacaggtcatatttttttgacggacaggatacacggatcacggtctcggctgcaaaacggggcATTTTCcgatcaatgggtccgcgaaaaaaaaacggaaaacggcacaacggccacggatgcacacaacggtcgtgtgcatgaggccttactcatacagcttccggcctgtgagatccagggggctggatctcacaggctcttcaccggaaggcatcgcgctgccttccatgccatcgggtcccccctacagacgcatggggacctgatggcacctccgatcaccgccgccacataaggtaaaagccgcaaaccgcaggtctgaattgacctacggtttgcggcgatcgccgacaccggGGGGGTACGGGACCCCcccagcgttgtgacaggatgcctgctgaatgatttcagcggacatcctgttccgatcaccgcccgcagcgccgcaatctagttttaaacTAAGGACgtatcggcaaacatggcgtaccggtacgtcctaagtccttaaggggttaaaagcccaaatctgtgcaaatatgtggatttattgtcattttctgtcaggtagtcacacgttgtgatggcaaaggcaaaaaaactctccctttttgaacgtggtcaggttgttgaactgcataagcagggtctctcacagcgctccattgctgctgaggtgggacgcagtaagacagtcagggATGCAGGGATTTATTATTACcaatttacaaagcgttggtgcggcctcatctggaatatgcagtttagttcttggcaccagtccatagaaaggactcactgcagctggaaaaagtacagaggagagcgactaaactgataaggggcatggaaggtcttagttataaagaaatatttaaaaaaatctaattatttagtcttgagaagagacgtctaagggggaacatgattaacctatgcaaatatataaatgggccatacaaaaaatacggtgaaaaactgttccatgtcaaatgccctcaaaagacaagggggcactgcctccaattggacaggaaaaagttcagtctccagaagcgtcaaagcttctttactgtaacaaCTGTGAATCTTTGGAATAGacctcctcaggacgtggtcacagcagaaacagtggacagttttaaaaagagtttagataaattcttaaaagtaaattattTGCTtaggtcttttttcaaccatattaactatgtaactttatttattttgtctGTGCTACAAACAATTTAAGGAATGGGCATGTCTACTCATGAAGAGGAGTCCTCTCCATGTCTACACATGAAGAGGGTTTATTGACAGCTGCCTAGGATGCTTTTACCATGCCTCCCCAGATTGGGGTAAAGTGTTGTAGTACAGGTCTAAGGGCATGATCACACAACAGACTTtgaaaacatgcttttaaaatcaGTATTGGGATCAACACTAATTTTCAAAGTGAATTTTATAAGGCGTGTTTTTTGTCTGGTTTTGAAGCACATTGTTTTGGGGTATATACTTAATTGCAAATCTGCATTCCTGCTCATATGTTTTGCCAGATGTGCACAGAACATACATTACCTCCTTTGcttcccattaaaatgaatggcaggctctttggaggcattttttgaTTTCACTCGGAAAACGCGCCAAAATCAGCTGCAACAATTCCTCTTCATATGTCTACAGTCATAGAGTAAGGTCTTCAGACAACTATGAAGGCCATGTATGCAAATTACATAGTAAATCGTTTAAATAATTCTCATATAATAAGACTGCGTTGTAGGTGCTGTAGGTCTCTGGGTAAATGCCATTTTTGCCCTTACTATAATCTGGCCCTGGTTGAGAGAGCAAGAAAGTTGCTTTATTTCAATGTCTGCAATCATGGATACATCCGTTACCCATGTGCAGCTCTATCTTGAAAATTGCTGCGCATAAGTAGCCCAAGATACTTCCTACTTGTCCAACCCTTCTCTTGGATTGGTCAGCATGGTTTACATGAACCAGAGGGTCGCCTTAATGGATATTATTAAGGTAATTTTAGTAATAGATCTGATCCCACATAATTAACAGATACATACATTTAAAATTTTGAAGGCTGCCCATCACCCACCGACTACACGTTGTCAACAGCTGTTCTCACCACTACAAAATTAGCCTGATAGACTGGGCAAGAAAAGGCACTGGAATTCTAGGCTCCAGCGGAGCTACAGGCACGTGCAGGACCTGAATTTCTATTTTGAAAGTCATATTGTAGAATGTTTTCTATGTTTAGTGATTGCACATTGTAGCAAGTATTATTTATGCTATTAATAATAGTATTCTTCAGGAGGAACCTGGCAACCAGTTAAGCAATCTGAATGTCACTTAACAACGTGTGCCATACGGGGAGTTGCCAGTATGGAATTCACTTGTGAAAATGAGAACTTTCTATTTTACCATTAGGGAAGGTCTGGATTCCTGTGCACTGGAAACTTTTAAAGATCTGTCTTGTTCCTTGGGTACAGCCCTTTCTGGAATGGTTCCCTGCTCttcctggatgtatatatatgccACTGAAGTGCCTCTGAAGAAAATAGCAGAGAGACCAAGGCAAAGAACAAACATCCTTGTCCTGCTTCGATTCTTACTCAGAGCACAATGAGGAATGAAATTTGCTCCTTAGCATTTGCCCGGGCGGTATTTGCAGAATTTTTGGCCACCTTAATATTTCTATTTTTGGGATTGGGGTCTGCCCTCAATTGGCCATCATCTCTCCCTACTGTATTACAGATCTCTTTAGCTTTTGGCCTGGCCATTGGAACCTTGGTACAAATATTTGGACCTGTGAGTGGGGCCCATATAAATCCAGCTGTCACAGTAGCGTTCCTGTTGGGGTCTCAGATCTCTATTCTACGTGCAGTGTTCTACATAGTTGCCCAGCTTGTTGGAGCAATTGCAGGAGCCGGTATCTTATATGCGGTGGCTCCTCCTGAAATCCGTGGAAACCTGGCCATCAATCAGGTATGTATTTTCTACagatatgcatttttgtactgtatatgcaaatATAAATATGGTGGAATGGTAAAAAAGCTTCCAATCTAATCATCAGTATGGATGATCCGCTCTTTGGAGGGCTCTCTGCTATGGCTGATATAGCACAATTGATACTGTGATCTGGCACAATCTGATATCTCTTGGTTTTACACAGGATTGAaggtactgtgttatctgtgctatCTTGGGCATTGCTTTACCATTTTAAAGTTCACTCATAAATTGATTGTAAACCTGACCATACAGTATACATTTGATGCATTCGGCTGACAACCTCCATACTCATGCATACTCAGCTTGGCAGGGTGTGCATGTGTCCTGGATGGGGAGAGAGGAAAAAGCCACGGACTCCCCTGGAAGTTGCTTATCCTTCTTTCCCCCTGACATCTGCTGTTGGGGGAAGTCGGGGCACCACCATAGACATTAGAAGGTCAAGCAGTCCCATGAAGATCATCAGTATCAGCGAAacattaatctaatgtgtatggtcagtaTAAGATGTCCTACAGGTGGCATGCAGGAAAGAAACAACTTCAAgattagattagatagatagatagatagatagatagatagatagatagatagatagatagatagatagatagataggtgaatgatagataataaatagatagataaatgatatatagatagatagatagatagatagatagatagatagatagatagatagatattagatagatagatagatagatagatagatgatagatagatagatagatagatagatagatagatagatagatagatagataggagatagatagatagatagatagatattagatagatagatagatagatagatagatagataataaatagatagataaatgatagatagatagatagatagatagatattagatagatagatagacgatagatagatagatagatagatagatagataggagatagatagatagatagatagatagatagatagatattagatagatagatagatagatagatagatagatagatagatagatagaagatagatagatagatagatagatagatagatagatagatagatagataggagatagatagatagatagatagatagatagatagatagatagagatagatagatagatagatagatagagatagagatagatagatagatagatagatagatagatagatagatagatagatagagtacagaccaaaagtttggacacaccttctcattcaaagagttttctttattttcatgactatgaaggcatcaaaactataaattaacacatgtggaattatatacataacaaacaagtgtgaaacaactgaaaatatgtcatattctaggttcttcaaagtagccaccttttgctttgattactgctttgcacactcttggcattctcttgatgagcttcaagaggtagtccctgaaatggtcttccaacagtcttgaaggagttcccagagatgcttagcacttgttggcccttttgccttcactctgcggtccagctcacaccaaactatctcgattgggttcaggtccggtgactgtggaggccagatcatctggcgcagcaccccatcactctccttcatggtcaaatagcccttactttcaaagttttcccaaattttggctgactgactgaccttcatttcttaaagtaatgatggccactcgttattctttacttagctgcttttttcttgccataatacaaattctaacagtctattcagtaggactatcagctgtgtatccacctaacttctcctcaacgcaactgatggtcccaaccccatttctaaggcaagaaatcccacttattaaacctgacagggcacacctgtgaagtgaaaaccatttcaggggactacctcttgaagctcatcaagagaatgccaagagtgtgcaaagcagtaatcaaagcaaaaggtggctactttgaagaacttagaatatgacatattttcagttgtttcacacttgtttgttatgtatataattccaaatgtgttaattcatagttttgatgccttcagtgtgaatctacaattttcatagtcatgaaaataaagaaaactctttaaatgagaaggtgtgtccaaacttttggtctgtactgtagatgatagatagatagatagatagatagatagatagatagatagatagataggagatagatagatagatagatagataggagatagataggtagatagatagatagatagatagatagatagatagatagatagatagataggagatagatagatagatagatagatagatagatagatagataggagatagatagatagatagatagacagataggagatagatagaaaaatagatagatagatagatagatagatagacagacagatagatagatagatagatagatagatagatagatagatagatagatagatagatagatacagcagATAACATCTCCAGACTTTTGAAATAAACTTCAGCAGTGAATGAAGTTCTCAGACGCCTCCTACATGGATAGGTTCTTCACCATATGCTTCCTGTTTGGTGTGTATGTAGAAGGGGGGGATGGCTGCGCAGTTACCTCCACCTGTAATGGAGCCGCTCTGTCAGATGATATTGATGAGTGATTAATCAGAACAAATATGAAGGATTTACAGAATTTGTGTTCCTCGCTGATTAATTTTGTATGTGAGAGGAAATGTATAATTGGAGCTATCCAGATGACTCCCTAAAGGATAATTGCAGTATATTATATGAAGAGTCAATtaattataatgatagtctattccTCTAACCGCAGTCAGGGACTGTTACGATTAATCAAGTCTGAAAGATATATATTAACAATTTCCCCCTCGCAGGTATCTGCCGGATCCCCGGGTCTGGCACTTGTTGTGGAACTGATACTGACGTTCCAGCTGGTCCTCTGCATCTTCGCGTCCACAGACAGCAGGCGAACCGACAACGTAGGGTCACCAGCTTTGTCCATTGGGCTTTCTGTGACTCTTGGACATCTCCTGGGGGTAAGATGATTGACAGTCCATAGAATACATGCTTACAGTTACATGGTCTTAAGTATATGTTTTAAAGGGAAAATAACCCCAATTACCTAATGACAACTGCATATTTATGTGGGGTAAAACTGagtaaaattgatggtatggttagTATCCAGTTCAATGTACTGTAAGTATTAAAGTATTAGATTTAGTATAACACAGCTGCCCTTTATTATTGACTTTAGGACATCCatgtgccttaaagggaacctgtcaccgggattttgtgtatagagctgaggacatgggttgctagatggccgctagcacatccgcaatacccagtccccatagctctgtgtgcttttattgtgtaaaaaaaaaactgatttgatccatatgcaaattaccctgagatgagtcctgtccctgactcatctcacatacaggactcatctcaggttaatttgcatatgtataaaatcagttttttttttacacaataaaagcacacagagctatagggactggatattgcggatgtgctagcggccatctagcaacccatgtcctcagctctatacacaaactcccggtgacaggttccctttaaggcacatGGAAGTCATAAAGTCAATAATAAAGGGGAGCTGTGTTATACTAAATCTAATActtttgacaggttccctttaaagaggttctccaggcttttaatattgatgatctatcctcaggataggtcatcaatatcagatcggtggggctccgacacctggcacccccgccgatcagctgtatgagtgcGCACGcgccgtctcccgtctctcttcctactCACCGCTGCTGTCTACGGCAAAGCGTCGGTGAACATGAAGAGAGAAAGGAGACGGCAGCACACTGCGGgcgcctcatacagctgatcgggtgccggacccccgccgatcggatattgatgaactatcctcaggatattatttttattaattcatttaataattttattaaaaGCCCAGCCAACCGCTTTAAAGGGGTCTTCTAGTCTAGTAACGTGACGGCATAGTGCTGGTTTAGCTCTGCACCCCTTTAACCTTGCACTCTCTGTCCTGGAAACtgcagcacagctccattcaagtgaatctctgctggcccaaagggaaagcAGAAATAAACTAGGCCAGCCACATTGTCTTTCTCACGGGGGTCCTAAAGGAGGACCCTCACCGATTAAAAAGTAGTGGCATATCTTGGCCAACAATatgtgaaaaacccctttaatagcgcATATGGATTGGATCATCTTGATCATCTTAATACCAATACTGGAAGAAAAAAATGccatatgactctatgttgtgccattcctctattattcctgctagaagtttatgaataaaagtttgatgggtgggggggggggtgtcctgatTCGATAGCGTGCACTGATTGGATAGCGTCAGACTGTTCGGGGGCATcctcccacacacagacacacactggtgACACCAAATTGTACCTTTACTCATGAACTTCTAGCAAGAATATTAGAGGGATGGCACAACACAGGGTCATAAgtatagaccagggatcagcaacctccggaacCGCAGcttttctgaaactacaactcccagaatcctcctgtcacttctctgggaGTTACAAAtacagccaagtaagtgtgcatgctgggagttgtagtttcacagcagcctggcgtgccgaaggttgctgatccctggtctagatgctccagagttgttattacatggggaatgcaagacgTTACTAAGACggtcatgtcaggagaggtgaccaaCCGGTCCTCTTTATGTCTACTATaacctattactactactaccagtgcCAATAGTAACATTGTGCGGAATCATGGTGTTTTTTATAAGAAAATATCTCCTGTATGAAGATACAAGACAATGGGTTTCCCTGTAGattgtatatacagatgtagccgagctaaacttgactCTGATGACACACGGCACAGCGTTATCTCGTGACAAAggccattgaaatccattgaaaagtttGTTAACTTTTTTTGCCGTTCTTTACTTATGTGTATAGTACAGCAGCAGAAGTCAGGGCCACACAGCCAGCATTCAAAGCAGTCTCCACAATCCAtgttataaaaatagaaaaacatatGCGCAGCACATGCAATGTAAGTGAAAGAGAGCGCggtgtcctttattcacccatatagcGGTGTTTTTAGCTTGAGAACATTTCCAGTAAGAGGAAACATcgccatatgggtgaataaaggacaccGCGCTCTCTTTCACTTACATTCGATGTGCTGCAgatattttttctatatttataaTTATACTGTATAACCCATTTGAAAACATACGGTATAATGAATTCTATAGGCAGGAATATGAAGTGGTTGTAAGAACATCACACATCAttaatattacacatagaggttaaTAGAGGGGAATGTGAGGAATTTGATTCCGCTGTCTCCTCGGTAAACATTTAGTAATCTTAGAGGTTCTTCACTGTTACCTGTCCAGAAGGAATTCATCCCGTTCATTCAGGCATCCTATTTATTTTGTACTGGGTCCGGCTATTGTAATCACTATCacggtaaggctccattcacacgtccgcaattctgttccgcattttgcggaacggaattgcggactaaTTCATTttgtatggggccgcacgatgtgctgcccggatccggaattgcggatccgcacttccgggtccgcaattccgttcccgaaaaaaatagaacatgtcctattcttgtccgaaattgcggacaagatttaatcattttctattaagtgccggcgatgtgcggtccgcaaaacacaca
Encoded proteins:
- the LOC120996218 gene encoding aquaporin-5-like produces the protein MRNEICSLAFARAVFAEFLATLIFLFLGLGSALNWPSSLPTVLQISLAFGLAIGTLVQIFGPVSGAHINPAVTVAFLLGSQISILRAVFYIVAQLVGAIAGAGILYAVAPPEIRGNLAINQVSAGSPGLALVVELILTFQLVLCIFASTDSRRTDNVGSPALSIGLSVTLGHLLGIYFDGCSINPARSLGPAAITGIFTDQWVFWIGPLTGGILASVFYNYLLYPYNKSLSDRIAILKGTYEPEEELWDNKQDHKRQSVELYSAHPLPKVTEKF